A single genomic interval of Chloracidobacterium validum harbors:
- a CDS encoding OsmC family protein — MSVEITGKYLGALRVEMTHGPSGAVLQTVAPTDNQGDGSSFSPTDLVAAALGSCMMTLMGIVAQRDSLDLSGAHFRVVKHMQTTSPRRVAALPITFHLPGHIPTAARPKLERAALTCPVHHSLHPDIEAKVEFLYDL; from the coding sequence ATGTCTGTTGAAATCACCGGCAAATACCTTGGCGCACTGCGCGTCGAAATGACCCACGGACCGTCGGGAGCCGTGCTTCAAACCGTTGCCCCAACGGATAACCAGGGCGATGGAAGCAGCTTTTCGCCCACCGACTTGGTGGCCGCAGCCCTTGGCTCGTGCATGATGACCCTGATGGGCATTGTCGCCCAGCGCGACAGCCTTGATCTTTCCGGCGCGCACTTCCGCGTTGTCAAGCACATGCAAACCACTTCACCGCGCCGAGTGGCGGCCCTGCCGATTACGTTCCACTTGCCGGGACACATCCCGACTGCAGCCCGTCCAAAGCTCGAACGGGCGGCCCTGACCTGCCCGGTCCACCACAGCCTGCATCCCGACATCGAGGCGAAGGTCGAGTTTCTCTACGACCTGTGA
- a CDS encoding acyl-CoA thioesterase, which yields MSSVRGLPMPEDAAAVVSPVRVRYAETDQMGVVYHANYLVWMEIGRTDYCRACGAAYRELEAAGLRLVVAAAQVRYHAPARYDDDLCVVTRLVALRSRQVTFAYEIWRTADGTRLVTGETTHLPTDPHGRIIRLPPSVQAALASKLAPGHGGD from the coding sequence ATGTCTAGTGTCCGTGGCTTGCCGATGCCTGAAGACGCGGCGGCGGTCGTGTCGCCCGTTCGCGTCCGATACGCTGAAACCGACCAGATGGGCGTGGTCTATCACGCCAACTACTTGGTTTGGATGGAAATCGGTCGCACCGATTACTGCCGCGCCTGCGGAGCCGCCTACCGCGAGCTGGAAGCTGCCGGGTTGCGGCTCGTGGTCGCCGCAGCGCAGGTGCGCTACCACGCGCCCGCCCGCTACGATGACGACCTCTGCGTTGTCACGCGCCTGGTGGCGCTGCGCTCGCGGCAGGTAACTTTTGCCTACGAAATTTGGCGAACTGCCGACGGCACGCGCCTGGTGACAGGTGAAACCACGCACTTGCCAACCGATCCCCACGGACGCATCATCCGCTTGCCGCCAAGCGTGCAAGCCGCCTTGGCGTCCAAACTCGCGCCCGGCCATGGAGGCGACTAG
- a CDS encoding radical SAM protein, with protein sequence MADRPYLFYELTNAICSTCYRKVEAKIVIEGERVFMHKFCPTHGRERVLISTDAAFYKQQRHFLKPGQLVKQFNTPIRYGCPYDCGICPDHEQHGCLTIVEITDHCNLTCPVCYADSGPHRPAYRSLEQVAFMLDCVVRNEGEPDIVQISGGEPTLHPAFFEILDAARRRPIKHLMVNTNGIRLAQDEAFVERLAGYMPGFEVYLQFDSLRPEVLRDLRGMDLRTVHDRALERLDRFNISTTLVVTLKKGLNDDEIGAIVNVALQYKCVRGVTLQPIQVAGRTERVDPARDRLTLGEVRQQLLRQVPWLKPADVLPVPCHPDCLAMAYALKLGGEVIPLTGLIDPQLLLDGEGNTITYERQPAFREHLFKTFSTGHAPASQALSLKQLLCCLPLVGVPETLTYENVFRLLIVQFMDAYNLDIRSVKRSCVHIVHPDGRIIPFDTFNLFYRDEREARLVALRRGVLPDAAALPDTPSAEYV encoded by the coding sequence GTGGCTGATCGTCCGTACCTGTTCTATGAACTGACCAACGCCATCTGCTCGACGTGCTACCGCAAGGTCGAAGCCAAGATTGTCATCGAAGGCGAGCGCGTCTTCATGCACAAGTTCTGTCCCACGCACGGACGCGAACGGGTGCTGATTTCAACCGACGCCGCCTTCTACAAGCAGCAGCGCCACTTTTTGAAACCCGGCCAGCTCGTCAAGCAGTTCAACACGCCGATTCGCTACGGCTGTCCCTACGACTGCGGCATCTGCCCCGACCACGAACAGCATGGCTGCCTGACGATTGTGGAGATCACCGACCACTGCAACTTGACCTGTCCGGTGTGCTATGCCGACTCCGGGCCGCACCGGCCGGCCTACCGCAGCCTGGAGCAGGTGGCGTTCATGCTCGATTGTGTCGTCCGCAACGAAGGCGAGCCGGACATCGTGCAAATCAGCGGCGGCGAGCCAACGCTCCACCCGGCGTTCTTTGAGATTCTCGATGCCGCCCGCCGCCGTCCCATCAAGCACCTGATGGTCAACACCAACGGCATTCGCCTCGCCCAGGATGAAGCCTTTGTCGAACGGCTGGCCGGCTACATGCCGGGTTTTGAGGTGTACTTGCAGTTCGACTCGCTGCGCCCAGAGGTCCTGCGTGACTTGCGCGGCATGGATTTGCGGACCGTCCATGACCGCGCGCTCGAACGCCTCGACCGGTTCAACATTTCCACCACGCTGGTCGTCACGCTCAAAAAAGGCCTCAACGACGATGAAATCGGCGCGATCGTCAACGTTGCCCTACAGTACAAGTGCGTCCGGGGCGTGACCTTGCAGCCCATCCAGGTTGCCGGGCGAACCGAACGGGTTGACCCAGCCCGCGACCGCCTCACGCTGGGCGAAGTGCGCCAGCAACTGCTCCGGCAGGTGCCGTGGCTCAAGCCGGCGGATGTCCTGCCCGTGCCGTGCCATCCTGACTGTCTGGCGATGGCCTACGCGCTCAAGCTCGGCGGCGAAGTCATTCCGCTGACCGGCCTGATTGATCCCCAACTGCTGCTCGATGGCGAAGGCAACACGATTACCTACGAGCGCCAACCGGCGTTTCGGGAGCACTTGTTCAAGACCTTCTCAACCGGGCATGCGCCGGCATCGCAGGCGCTTTCGCTGAAACAGTTGCTGTGCTGCCTGCCGTTGGTCGGCGTCCCGGAAACACTCACCTATGAAAATGTTTTCCGGTTGCTTATCGTGCAGTTCATGGATGCCTACAACCTCGACATCCGCTCGGTGAAGCGGTCGTGCGTCCACATCGTTCACCCGGACGGGCGGATCATCCCGTTCGATACCTTCAACCTGTTTTACCGCGATGAACGGGAAGCACGGCTGGTGGCGCTGCGCCGCGGCGTGCTTCCCGACGCGGCAGCACTGCCGGATACCCCATCAGCCGAATATGTCTAG
- a CDS encoding prolipoprotein diacylglyceryl transferase, whose product MSFPYDIRLPWGTIPIHLVFELLAYAIGFRLYLRARRRAPSELTTEQAVWILVGCLAGAWLGSKLVAWLELPTLYWRFRAEPLVWLQGKSIVGGLLGGWVGVEVAKTLTGVRQATGDAYVVPLIVGMAIGRLGCFFTGLPDGTCGIATSLPWGVDFGDGLRRHPTQLYEIAYLVLLGLALEHHPSRPAPAGARFRWFLLGYLAFRFVVEFIKPRPFLYPFGLTGIQTVALMGMAAAAVSLWRQPHRAQATPTVAVEGGSPRG is encoded by the coding sequence ATGAGCTTCCCTTACGACATTCGGTTGCCGTGGGGCACCATCCCAATCCACCTTGTCTTTGAACTGTTGGCCTACGCCATTGGGTTTCGGCTGTACCTGCGCGCGCGTCGTCGCGCGCCGAGCGAGCTGACGACCGAGCAAGCGGTTTGGATCCTGGTGGGCTGTCTGGCCGGCGCCTGGCTTGGCTCAAAGCTGGTGGCCTGGTTGGAGCTGCCGACGCTGTACTGGCGCTTCCGTGCCGAGCCGCTGGTGTGGTTGCAGGGAAAATCCATCGTGGGTGGGCTGCTGGGCGGGTGGGTTGGCGTCGAGGTGGCGAAGACCCTGACCGGCGTTCGGCAGGCAACCGGCGATGCCTATGTCGTGCCGCTCATCGTCGGCATGGCCATCGGACGCCTTGGCTGTTTCTTCACCGGACTACCCGACGGCACCTGCGGCATTGCCACCAGCCTGCCGTGGGGCGTGGATTTCGGCGACGGGCTGCGCCGCCATCCGACGCAGCTCTACGAGATTGCCTATCTTGTCTTGCTGGGCCTCGCGCTCGAACATCACCCATCGCGCCCAGCGCCGGCCGGCGCACGTTTTCGCTGGTTTTTGCTGGGTTATTTGGCCTTTCGGTTCGTCGTAGAGTTCATCAAGCCCCGGCCGTTCCTGTATCCCTTTGGACTGACAGGAATCCAGACCGTGGCGTTGATGGGGATGGCGGCGGCAGCCGTCAGCCTGTGGCGGCAACCGCATCGTGCTCAGGCCACGCCGACTGTGGCCGTCGAAGGAGGCTCACCCCGTGGCTGA
- a CDS encoding carotenoid oxygenase family protein has translation MAAPAPQPETRRWNRDDWVRGYTSLTEERDYWIDDIEGTLPPDLRGTLYRNGPGLLERGGQSVQHPFDGDGMVCVFDFTGDGRVRFRNRYVQTKGFVAESKAGRFLQRGVFGTQKPGGWLANAFDLQAKNIANTNVAYAPKKLLALWEGGKPYALDPQTLETLGEDDLGGALAGSANFAAHPRYDRRTGQMVNFGIQPGLSSTVTLYTLDADLEVTAQHRWEVPGFAFIHDFALTDDYAVFFQNPVTVNPLPYWFGFRGAAECLVFQASRPTKIHLLPRAGGRMRTYETDACFVFHHVNAHLADDILTVDSIAYETFPSLEPGTMYRQVEIEKIAASQLFRFTVNLATGETKRERLMERAVEFPSVHPKRVGQPHRWAFMAMADAPTGNAPLQGVLAYDTKTGTAQTYSFAPKGYVGEPVFVPKPGVAEDQVEENAGYLLQMVFDAPRATSSLAVFDAQNLANGPLARLHLRDIVPYGLHGQFVPARNP, from the coding sequence ATGGCTGCTCCCGCTCCACAACCAGAAACCCGGCGTTGGAACCGCGACGACTGGGTACGCGGCTACACGTCGCTCACCGAAGAACGCGATTACTGGATTGACGACATCGAAGGAACGCTGCCGCCTGATCTGCGCGGCACGCTCTACCGAAACGGCCCAGGACTGCTCGAACGGGGTGGACAGTCTGTCCAGCACCCTTTCGACGGCGACGGCATGGTCTGCGTGTTTGACTTCACCGGCGATGGGCGCGTGCGGTTTCGGAACCGGTACGTCCAGACCAAGGGTTTCGTTGCCGAGTCCAAGGCCGGACGGTTCTTGCAGCGGGGCGTGTTTGGGACGCAAAAACCCGGCGGCTGGCTGGCCAATGCGTTTGACCTTCAGGCCAAAAACATTGCCAACACGAATGTCGCCTACGCGCCCAAAAAGCTGCTGGCGCTTTGGGAAGGCGGTAAGCCATACGCGCTGGATCCACAAACCTTGGAGACGCTTGGTGAAGATGACTTGGGTGGTGCTCTGGCTGGCAGCGCCAACTTTGCGGCGCACCCACGCTACGACCGCCGAACGGGGCAGATGGTCAACTTTGGCATCCAGCCGGGGCTTTCTTCCACGGTGACGCTCTACACGCTCGATGCCGACCTGGAGGTGACGGCACAGCATCGGTGGGAAGTGCCGGGCTTTGCGTTCATCCACGATTTTGCGCTGACCGATGACTACGCCGTGTTTTTTCAGAACCCGGTCACGGTCAATCCCCTGCCGTACTGGTTCGGCTTCCGGGGCGCGGCTGAATGCCTGGTCTTTCAAGCCAGTCGCCCGACGAAGATTCACCTGCTGCCGCGCGCCGGCGGGCGGATGCGCACCTATGAAACCGACGCCTGTTTTGTGTTCCACCACGTCAACGCGCACCTGGCGGATGACATCCTGACCGTGGATTCGATTGCCTATGAAACCTTCCCGTCGCTTGAGCCGGGGACAATGTATCGGCAGGTTGAGATTGAAAAGATCGCGGCTTCGCAGCTTTTCCGCTTCACAGTCAACCTGGCGACTGGTGAAACCAAGCGCGAACGTTTGATGGAACGCGCCGTGGAGTTTCCGAGCGTCCATCCCAAGCGCGTGGGGCAGCCGCATCGGTGGGCCTTTATGGCCATGGCGGACGCGCCGACCGGCAATGCGCCGCTCCAGGGCGTTTTGGCCTACGACACGAAGACCGGCACAGCTCAGACCTACAGCTTTGCGCCGAAGGGGTATGTCGGCGAACCAGTCTTCGTCCCGAAGCCCGGCGTGGCGGAAGACCAAGTAGAAGAAAATGCCGGTTACTTGCTCCAGATGGTGTTCGATGCGCCGCGCGCGACCAGCAGCCTGGCCGTCTTCGATGCCCAGAACCTTGCCAACGGGCCGCTGGCGCGACTGCATCTGCGGGACATCGTCCCCTATGGCCTGCACGGTCAGTTTGTCCCGGCACGCAACCCCTGA
- the atpC gene encoding ATP synthase F1 subunit epsilon, translated as MPLTLDIVTPERAFPSQVVDEVVLPALDGEIGVLPGHAALMSQLGVAGLLTYRQQGKETLAFVAQGFVEVLSDRVTVLTERAELAEDIDIEDARAHLREAELALKQAESERPNEDLSRLRAELESALVRVKTAERYLSR; from the coding sequence ATGCCTCTCACACTTGACATCGTTACGCCCGAACGGGCCTTCCCCTCGCAGGTGGTGGACGAAGTTGTATTACCTGCCCTGGATGGTGAAATCGGCGTCCTCCCCGGTCATGCGGCGCTGATGTCGCAACTTGGCGTGGCCGGTTTGTTGACGTACCGGCAGCAGGGCAAGGAAACGCTGGCCTTTGTCGCCCAGGGATTTGTCGAAGTCTTGAGCGACCGGGTGACGGTGCTGACCGAACGGGCCGAACTTGCCGAAGACATTGACATCGAAGATGCCCGCGCGCACTTGCGGGAAGCCGAGTTGGCGCTCAAGCAGGCTGAGTCGGAGCGTCCCAATGAAGACCTTTCGCGCCTGCGCGCCGAACTTGAATCTGCGCTGGTGCGGGTCAAAACGGCTGAGCGTTACCTGTCGCGTTAG
- a CDS encoding sigma-70 family RNA polymerase sigma factor, which yields MMDGNTDDILARIAGAARGKAFLSFDELNALLPPRITDVALIEDLLATLEQRGVRVGEEHERPSRTAASPAREAPPAPPGPASPTAFFEDPLRPYLQDMGRIAKLSAEDEAALLAGLKRADARFRKLLTRIPAAAGQVLQQAEAEDSTGSASVWFDPRTPPTDKDSQTDSAPATETAPLVAWPDAVAQLRAALETVQQEHASLAAVQDVPAAAAWQRRRLARARIDLARLVQRLPLSRVGYVALLEKLEQAHRAASPWLVVAATPEVVRQWLQGARQAFDRATAARQRLVETNLRLVVSVARHYNHRGLNLTDLIQEGNLGLLRAAERFTGQRNERFASYATWWIRRAMAQALSEQPRLIRLPAAVRAELTQMLEAMHRLTLQLHREPNQTELAQALGFSLEKVQSLLRLAQPPVSLETPVGDEEETTLGDFIADAHAANPLDDAARRQLRQDLDAALQSLNAREEKVLRMRFGLDRDGRAYTLEEVAQFFALPRDSVRRIEADAMRKLRHPARSRALRQFLEGDDEA from the coding sequence ATGATGGACGGCAACACCGACGACATTCTGGCACGGATCGCCGGGGCAGCGCGCGGCAAGGCCTTTCTATCGTTCGATGAACTCAACGCGCTCTTGCCGCCGCGCATCACCGATGTGGCGCTGATTGAAGACCTGCTGGCGACCTTGGAACAGCGTGGCGTCCGCGTCGGAGAAGAACACGAACGCCCATCACGAACCGCTGCCTCACCGGCGCGTGAAGCCCCGCCGGCGCCACCTGGGCCGGCTTCGCCAACGGCGTTTTTTGAAGACCCGTTGCGCCCATACCTGCAAGACATGGGCCGCATTGCCAAGCTGTCCGCCGAAGACGAAGCGGCGCTGCTCGCCGGGCTGAAGCGCGCCGATGCCAGGTTTCGCAAGCTTCTGACGCGCATTCCCGCCGCGGCCGGACAGGTTCTCCAGCAAGCCGAAGCCGAGGATTCAACGGGCAGTGCGTCCGTGTGGTTTGATCCGCGGACGCCGCCGACTGACAAGGACTCACAGACCGACAGTGCGCCGGCAACTGAAACCGCGCCACTCGTGGCCTGGCCAGACGCGGTAGCGCAGCTTCGCGCAGCCCTTGAAACCGTACAGCAGGAGCACGCCAGTTTGGCCGCCGTGCAGGACGTTCCAGCGGCGGCGGCTTGGCAGCGGCGGCGCTTGGCGCGGGCGCGAATTGACTTGGCGCGCCTGGTTCAACGGCTGCCCCTGTCGCGCGTGGGCTACGTTGCGCTGCTCGAAAAGCTTGAACAAGCGCACCGCGCCGCTTCCCCCTGGTTGGTCGTCGCGGCAACGCCAGAGGTCGTCAGACAGTGGTTGCAGGGCGCGCGGCAAGCCTTCGACCGGGCAACTGCGGCACGCCAACGGCTGGTCGAAACCAACCTGCGGCTGGTCGTGTCCGTCGCCAGGCACTATAACCACCGGGGATTGAACCTGACCGATTTGATTCAAGAGGGCAATCTGGGCCTGTTGCGCGCGGCCGAGCGGTTTACCGGGCAACGGAATGAACGCTTCGCTTCCTATGCCACCTGGTGGATTCGGCGCGCCATGGCGCAGGCGCTCAGTGAACAGCCGCGCCTCATCCGCTTGCCAGCCGCCGTTCGCGCCGAACTCACCCAAATGCTGGAGGCCATGCACCGTTTGACGCTCCAGCTTCACCGTGAACCCAACCAGACCGAACTGGCCCAGGCGCTGGGGTTTTCGCTCGAAAAAGTCCAGTCTCTGCTTCGGCTGGCGCAGCCACCGGTGAGCCTTGAAACACCGGTTGGCGACGAGGAAGAGACCACCCTTGGCGATTTCATCGCGGACGCCCATGCGGCCAATCCGCTCGACGATGCGGCGCGGAGACAGCTCCGGCAAGACCTCGACGCGGCGCTCCAATCCCTCAATGCCCGTGAAGAAAAGGTGCTGCGGATGCGCTTTGGGCTAGACCGGGATGGGAGAGCTTACACCCTTGAAGAAGTCGCCCAGTTTTTTGCGCTCCCGCGGGACAGCGTCCGGCGCATCGAGGCAGACGCCATGCGCAAACTACGGCACCCGGCTCGCAGTCGCGCGCTACGCCAGTTCCTGGAGGGCGACGACGAAGCGTGA
- a CDS encoding iron-sulfur cluster-binding protein — protein MKDLTLTVTENRTFGSYGHLTLVTEEKIAFTPGQFAMLKPAGALEPLWRRAMAIYRVRATTQAAVSGSQLEFMYQVFGRGTQSLQRLHAGDAVRALLPLGKAFDTAPVAVGGREALLVAGGVGSAALLALAERLKREQVPTRLFLGGRSRVDLIGLEDFTALGVPVHVATNDGSQGVTGFVTVPFERFLREHQADVRAGKFVVYACGPHPMLARVAALTAGACLLTYVSVEERMACGFGVCVGCVVAVQSQAGDGDYRRACVEGPVFRADELNWTA, from the coding sequence ATGAAGGACCTCACGCTCACGGTCACTGAAAACCGCACTTTTGGCAGCTATGGTCACTTGACACTGGTGACGGAGGAAAAAATTGCCTTTACGCCAGGGCAATTCGCCATGCTCAAGCCGGCCGGCGCGCTCGAACCTCTCTGGCGGCGCGCCATGGCCATCTATCGCGTCCGCGCAACGACCCAAGCTGCCGTGTCAGGCAGTCAACTCGAGTTCATGTACCAAGTTTTCGGGCGCGGCACGCAGTCCCTACAACGCTTGCACGCCGGCGATGCGGTGCGCGCCCTGCTCCCGCTCGGCAAAGCGTTCGACACGGCGCCGGTGGCCGTCGGGGGACGCGAGGCCTTGCTGGTCGCCGGCGGTGTGGGCAGCGCCGCCTTGCTAGCCCTGGCCGAACGACTCAAGCGGGAACAGGTACCAACCCGGCTTTTTCTCGGTGGGCGCTCGCGGGTGGATTTGATCGGGCTGGAAGATTTCACGGCGCTGGGGGTGCCGGTTCATGTGGCGACGAATGACGGCTCGCAGGGCGTGACCGGGTTCGTCACCGTGCCGTTTGAGCGGTTTTTGCGCGAGCATCAGGCGGACGTTCGCGCCGGAAAGTTCGTGGTCTATGCCTGTGGACCGCATCCGATGTTGGCCCGGGTGGCAGCGCTGACGGCCGGGGCCTGCCTTCTCACCTACGTTTCCGTTGAAGAGCGGATGGCCTGTGGCTTTGGCGTCTGTGTTGGTTGCGTGGTGGCCGTGCAAAGCCAGGCGGGCGACGGCGATTACCGGCGGGCCTGTGTCGAGGGCCCGGTCTTTCGGGCCGATGAACTCAACTGGACGGCGTAG
- a CDS encoding HD domain-containing protein has protein sequence MLSERYDEALLFAHHLHRQQKRKGGTTPYIAHLLSVSALVLEHGGTEDQAIAALLHDAVEDQGGDATRQEIRRRFGAQVAAIVDDCTDSDQIPKPPWRARKEAYLAHLRTRPATSRLVSLADKVHNARAILADYRVVGEALWSRFEGRRDGTLWYYRTLVEVFAGSQPAALVNELERTVRELEHLASSTAPQAEPRP, from the coding sequence ATGCTCAGCGAACGCTACGACGAAGCTCTCCTGTTTGCCCACCACCTTCACCGGCAACAGAAACGCAAAGGCGGCACGACGCCGTACATTGCGCACCTGCTTTCGGTTTCGGCCCTTGTGCTGGAACACGGGGGAACGGAAGACCAGGCCATTGCCGCGCTGCTGCACGATGCCGTGGAAGACCAGGGCGGCGATGCGACCCGCCAGGAAATCCGGCGGCGCTTTGGCGCACAGGTGGCCGCCATCGTGGATGACTGCACCGACAGCGACCAAATCCCCAAGCCGCCGTGGCGCGCGCGCAAGGAAGCCTATCTGGCACACCTCCGTACTCGTCCGGCCACCTCACGCCTGGTGTCGCTAGCCGACAAGGTTCACAACGCGCGCGCCATTCTGGCCGACTACCGGGTGGTCGGTGAAGCCCTGTGGTCGCGCTTTGAGGGACGGCGCGACGGCACGTTGTGGTACTACCGGACGCTGGTCGAAGTCTTTGCCGGCAGTCAGCCAGCGGCGCTGGTCAATGAACTCGAACGCACGGTCAGGGAACTGGAACATCTGGCATCGTCCACAGCGCCCCAAGCCGAACCTCGGCCCTGA
- the dnaG gene encoding DNA primase: protein MPLDRQTVDDIRAQADIVRVISNYVTLRKRGANYLACCPFHHEKTPSFNVHPGKQVFKCFGCGVGGNVFSFVMRMESVSFAEAVRLVAEACGLPPPEARAVAPDTAREAEERERLLRLHDLAAQFFQNQLALPEHYAARDYLAQREVYESTTAALGIGYAPDRWESLSRFLREHGATTGDLERSGLVTLKEGSPGHYDRFRGRIMFPIADAQGRIIAFGGRVLGDGEPKYLNSPETPLYVKGKHLFGLHLTKEAIRRAGFAIVVEGYMDFLRLYQSGVRNVVATLGTALTEAQVRQLRRYLETPKVVINFDSDRAGQAATRRSFELFLEQGFRVNVLYLPEGKDPDDFIRVRGADEYRERLKQSQPLIEYLTDLARFEYDVSRPAGQAQAVNAVLPYISKINDAIERDLAAERLADRLRLDAALIRDELRRSARERRAEIQPETIEVTGKLTLIERDVLCAVLAHPPLCAVAFAALSDDLIDGLPGRVFFRAVREVYQRGEPFTYAALATAVARWQRAETQADPHGQFVFFADGPTVATPLDLEMENYVAELLLRAEPPEDEERAARYRAVLDDGLLMLRQQHIERQSAALHQRVRETEPNDGDLALRHAHERLQLKRAQLAAFRERQQR from the coding sequence ATGCCGCTCGACCGTCAAACCGTAGATGATATTCGCGCTCAAGCCGACATCGTGCGCGTGATCTCGAACTATGTCACGCTACGCAAGCGCGGTGCGAACTACCTGGCCTGCTGCCCATTTCATCACGAAAAAACGCCGAGCTTCAACGTGCATCCCGGCAAGCAGGTCTTCAAGTGCTTTGGGTGTGGCGTGGGAGGCAACGTGTTTTCGTTTGTCATGCGCATGGAAAGCGTCAGCTTCGCCGAAGCCGTCCGCCTGGTGGCCGAAGCCTGCGGCTTGCCGCCACCGGAAGCCCGCGCCGTCGCGCCGGATACCGCGCGGGAGGCTGAAGAGCGGGAGCGGTTGCTGCGCCTGCACGACCTGGCCGCCCAGTTTTTCCAGAACCAACTCGCCTTGCCAGAGCACTATGCCGCCCGTGACTACCTTGCCCAGCGCGAGGTTTACGAATCCACCACTGCGGCCCTGGGCATCGGCTACGCGCCTGATCGGTGGGAATCACTCAGCCGGTTCCTGCGCGAACACGGCGCCACCACCGGAGACCTCGAACGCAGCGGACTCGTCACGCTCAAGGAAGGTAGCCCCGGCCATTATGACCGTTTCCGTGGACGGATCATGTTCCCCATTGCCGACGCCCAGGGACGCATCATCGCCTTTGGCGGTCGCGTGCTTGGGGATGGCGAGCCAAAGTACCTCAACTCGCCCGAAACGCCGCTGTACGTCAAAGGCAAGCACCTCTTCGGGCTGCACTTGACCAAGGAAGCCATCCGGCGCGCCGGTTTTGCCATCGTCGTAGAAGGCTACATGGACTTCCTGCGGCTGTATCAATCCGGCGTGCGCAACGTCGTGGCGACCCTCGGCACGGCGCTCACCGAAGCCCAAGTACGCCAGTTGCGGCGCTATCTCGAAACGCCCAAGGTCGTCATCAACTTCGACAGCGACCGCGCTGGCCAGGCCGCGACCCGCCGCAGCTTCGAGCTGTTCCTGGAACAAGGCTTTCGCGTCAACGTGCTGTATCTCCCTGAAGGCAAAGACCCGGACGATTTCATCCGCGTGCGTGGCGCGGACGAATACCGCGAACGGCTCAAGCAGTCGCAGCCGCTCATCGAGTACCTGACCGACTTGGCGCGGTTTGAGTACGATGTGTCACGTCCGGCCGGGCAGGCGCAGGCAGTCAACGCTGTGCTGCCCTACATCAGCAAAATCAACGATGCCATCGAGCGCGACCTAGCGGCAGAACGGCTGGCAGATCGGCTGCGGCTCGACGCCGCGCTGATTCGGGATGAACTGCGGCGCTCGGCCCGTGAGCGACGGGCGGAAATCCAGCCCGAAACCATCGAAGTCACCGGCAAACTCACCCTGATCGAACGTGACGTGCTGTGCGCGGTGCTGGCGCATCCACCACTGTGCGCCGTGGCCTTTGCGGCGTTGAGCGATGACTTGATAGATGGCTTGCCGGGGCGCGTGTTTTTTCGGGCGGTGCGGGAAGTTTACCAGCGCGGCGAGCCGTTCACCTATGCCGCCCTGGCCACGGCCGTCGCCCGGTGGCAGCGGGCCGAAACCCAGGCCGACCCGCACGGGCAATTCGTTTTTTTTGCCGATGGGCCAACCGTCGCCACGCCGCTCGACCTGGAGATGGAAAACTACGTGGCGGAACTGCTCTTGCGCGCCGAGCCGCCGGAAGATGAAGAAAGGGCCGCCCGCTACCGGGCCGTGTTGGACGATGGGCTGCTCATGCTTCGGCAGCAGCACATCGAGCGACAGAGCGCCGCGCTCCACCAGCGCGTCCGAGAGACTGAACCGAATGATGGAGACTTGGCCCTGCGCCATGCCCACGAGCGATTGCAGCTCAAGCGCGCGCAGTTGGCGGCCTTCCGGGAGCGGCAGCAAAGATGA